A genomic stretch from Tenrec ecaudatus isolate mTenEca1 chromosome 17, mTenEca1.hap1, whole genome shotgun sequence includes:
- the NSMCE3 gene encoding non-structural maintenance of chromosomes element 3 homolog: MLPKPRVRSRPGTSAERPRERGLGEETRAARAAAADEAPSTSRGLGGSQEASSPKSRVSRAPHASPAVGPRSQKQLELKVAELVQFLLIKDQKKIPIKRADILKHVMGDYKDVYQDLLKLAAERLEYVFGYKLVELEPKNHTYILINTLEPVEEDAEVRGDQDTPTTGLLMIVLGLIFMKGNTIKETEVWDFLRRLGVFPTKKHFIFGDPKKLITEDFVRQRYLEYRRIPHTDPVDYELQWGPRTNLETSKMKVLKFVAKVHNQDPKDWPAQYCEALSDEAARARPAPQPNVPAPS, translated from the coding sequence ATGTTGCCGAAACCGAGGGTCCGAAGTCGCCCCGGCACGTCGGCGGAAAGGCCGCGGGAGCGAGGCCTGGGCGAGGAGACGCGGGCCGCGCGGGCCGCCGCCGCCGACGAGGCCCCGAGCACCTCCCGCGGGCTGGGCGGCTCCCAGGAGGCCTCGAGCCCCAAGTCGCGGGTTTCCCGCGCCCCCCACGCCTCCCCCGCCGTGGGACCCAGGTCGCAGAAGCAGCTGGAACTGAAGGTGGCCGAGCTGGTGCAGTTCCTGCTCATTAAGGACCAGAAGAAGATTCCGATCAAGCGTGCCGACATCCTGAAGCACGTCATGGGGGACTACAAGGACGTTTACCAGGATCTCCTCAAGCTCGCTGCCGAGCGCCTCGAGTACGTGTTTGGATACAAGTTGGTCGAACTCGAGCCCAAGAATCACACGTACATCCTAATCAACACGCTGGAGCCGGTGGAGGAGGATGCCGAGGTGAGGGGCGACCAGGACACGCCCACCACCGGCCTCCTGATGATCGTTCTCGGCCTTATTTTCATGAAGGGCAACACCATCAAGGAGACGGAAGTTTGGGACTTCCTGCGACGGTTAGGGGTGTTCCCCACGAAGAAGCACTTTATTTTTGGGGACCCCAAGAAGCTCATTACCGAAGACTTCGTGCGACAGCGTTACCTGGAGTACCGGCGGATTCCGCACACTGATCCGGTGGATTATGAACTGCAGTGGGGCCCACGAACCAACCTGGAAACGAGTAAGATGAAAGTTCTTAAGTTTGTGGCCAAAGTCCATAACCAGGACCCCAAGGACTGGCCCGCGCAGTACTGCGAGGCGTTGTCGGATGAGGCAGCCCGCGCCAGACCCGCGCCCCAGCCCAACGTCCCCGCGCCGTCCTAG